The Populus nigra chromosome 14, ddPopNigr1.1, whole genome shotgun sequence genome has a segment encoding these proteins:
- the LOC133673153 gene encoding 2-alkenal reductase (NADP(+)-dependent)-like has translation MSDQEVSNKQVALKNYVTGLPKESDVQIITTNTIELRVPEGTKDAVLVKNLYLSCDPYMRERMSASDGGFSSFELGKPLTGYGVAKILDSTHPNYKKGDLAWGFTGWEEYSLIVSPRILIKIEHTDVPLSYYTGILGMPGMTAYAGFYEICTPKKGEYVYISAASGAVGQIVGQFAKLSGCYVVGSAGSKEKVDLLKNKFGFDEAFNYKEEPDLTAALKRYFPEGIDIYFENVGGKMLDAVLANMRILGRIAVCGMISQYNLEKHEGVHNLTLIVWKQIRMQGFLAASYYHLYPKFLEMALPYIKQGKIVYVEDKAEGLESGPTSLVSLFTGLNVGKKLLVVARE, from the exons ATGTCTGATCAGGAAGTGAGCAACAAGCAAGTGGCATTGAAAAACTATGTCACAGGGTTGCCAAAGGAGTCTGACGTGCAAATTATTACAACTAATACTATAGAACTTAGAGTACCAGAAGGGACTAAAGATGCAGTTCTTGTCAAGAATCTTTACCTGTCTTGTGATCCATATATGCGTGAACGCATGTCTGCTAGTGATGGTGGTTTTTCCTCCTTCGAACTTGGAAAG CCTCTAACTGGATATGGAGTGGCTAAAATCTTGGATTCTACTCATCCAAACTACAAGAAAGGCGACTTAGCTTGGGGTTTTACTGGTTGGGAAGAGTACAGTCTCATTGTATCCCCACGAATTTTGATCAAAATCGAGCACACTGACGTGCCCCTATCATACTATACAGGAATTCTAG GTATGCCCGGTATGACTGCTTATGCTGGTTTTTATGAAATTTGCACTCCAAAGAAAGGAGAGTATGTTTACATATCTGCAGCATCAGGAGCTGTTGGCCAGATTGTTGGCCAATTTGCAAAATTGTCAGGTTGCTATGTTGTGGGTAGTGCCGGATCTAAAGAGAAG gTTGATCTGCTTAAGAACAAGTTTGGATTTGATGAGGCTTTCAACTACAAGGAAGAGCCAGACTTGACCGCAGCTCTTAAAAG GTATTTCCCTGAAGGCATTGATATTTACTTTGAGAATGTTGGGGGTAAAATGCTCGATGCGGTGTTAGCAAACATGAGGATCCTTGGTCGCATTGCTGTGTGTGGAATGATTTCTCAGTACAATCTCGAAAAGCATGAAGGTGTCCATAACTTGACGCTTATCGTGTGGAAACAAATTCGCATGCAGGGATTCCTAGCTGCTAGCTATTATCACCTCTATCCCAAGTTTCTGGAAATGGCTTTACCTTACATCAAGCAAGGGAAGATAGTCTATGTGGAAGATAAAGCAGAAGGCCTTGAAAGCGGTCCAACATCTCTAGTAAGCTTATTCACCGGCCTAAACGTAGGAAAGAAGTTGCTAGTTGTTGCTCGTGAGTGA
- the LOC133673152 gene encoding acetolactate synthase small subunit 1, chloroplastic encodes MAAISSVTSTPFHSLKPSSSSSFPSNSTTVSLGFSKALATTPLTISKSCQNKLRVSATNDNDIADTALSTNGSAPSTARSKARRHTISVFVGDESGMINRIAGVFARRGYNIESLAVGLNKDKAMFTIVVSGTERVLQQVVEQLQKLVNVLKVEDLSNEPQVERELMLVKVNTDPKDRAEIMWLVGIFRAKIVDISEHTVTIEVTGDPGKIAAVQRNLSKFGIREIARTGKIALRREKMGASAPFWRFSAASYPDLGEKRLADTGLRAKKGAVAREDDMSAGGDVYPVEASDDFTLNQILDAHWGVLTDEDTAGLQSHTLSLLVNDHPGVLNIVTGVFARRGYNIQSLAVGHAENEGLSRITTVVPGTDESITKLVQQLYKLVEIHEVRDLTHVPFAERELMLIKIAVNAAARRDVLDIASIFRANAVDVSDHTVTLELTGDLDKMVALQRLLEPYGICEVARTGRIALTRESGVDSKYLRGYSFPV; translated from the exons ATGGCGGCCATCTCATCGGTAACCTCCACACCATTCCACTCCCTAAAAccctcgtcttcttcttctttcccttcaAATTCTACTACTGTTAGTCTAGGTTTCTCAAAAGCCTTAGCTACTACACCTCTGACAATCTCAAAATCCTGTCAAAACAAACTCAGAGTCTCTGCAACAAATGATAATGACATTGCTGACACTGCTTTATCCACTAATGGTTCTGCTCCTTCAACAGCCAGATCAAA GGCGAGGAGGCATACAATTTCAGTGTTTGTTGGAGATGAAAGTGGGATGATTAATAGGATTGCTGGGGTATTTGCAAGGAGAGGGTATAACATAGAGTCACTTGCTGTTGGTCTAAACAAGGACAAGGCAATGTTTACTATTGTTGTATCTGGTACTGAAAGGGTGTTGCAACAAGTTGTTGAGCAGCTTCAAAAGCTTGTCAATGTTTTGAAG GTTGAAGATCTCTCTAATGAGCCGCAGGTTGAGCGTGAACTAATGCTTGTAAAAGTGAATACAGATCCAAAGGACCGGGCTGAG ATCATGTGGTTGGTGGGCATCTTCAGAGCAAAAATCGTGGATATCTCAGAACATACAGTGACAATTGAG GTAACTGGAGATCCGGGGAAGATTGCTGCTGTCCAAAGAAACCTAAGCAAGTTTGGAATCAGGGAAATTGCAAGAACAGGAAAG ATTGcattgagaagagaaaaaatgggCGCATCTGCTCCATTTTGGAGATTTTCAGCTGCTTCTTATCCTGATCTTGGAGAGAAAAGGCTTGCTGATACTGGTTTGAGGGCTAAAAAAGGAGCAGTTGCCAGAGAAGATGATATGTCTGCTGGG GGAGACGTTTATCCAGTGGAGGCTTCTGATGATTTTACTCTTAATCAAATTCTTGATGCTCATTGGGGTGTTCTCACTGATGAAGAT ACAGCTGGACTTCAATCTCACACTTTGTCCTTGCTTGTAAATGATCATCCTGGAGTTCTTAACATTGTTACAGGGGTCTTTGCTCGAAGGGGCTATAACATTCAG AGTTTGGCTGTTGGGCATGCAGAAAATGAGGGTCTCTCTCGTATTACAACCGTTGTGCCTGGTACAGATGAATCAATTACCAAGTTGGTGCAGCAGCTTTATAAGCTAGTAGAGATTCATGAG GTAAGGGATCTTACCCATGTGCCATTTGCTGAAAGGGAATTGATGTTAATAAAGATTGCTGTGAATGCTGCTGCTCGGCGAGATGTTCTCGACATTGCCAGTATTTTTAGGGCCAACGCTGTTGATGTATCTGACCATACTGTAACTCTTGAG CTCACAGGTGATTTGGACAAAATGGTTGCACTGCAAAGGTTGTTGGAACCCTATGGCATTTGTGAG GTAGCAAGAACTGGGCGAATAGCATTGACACGTGAATCAGGCGTTGATTCTAAATACCTCCGTGGATATTCTTTTCCTGTGTAA